agataaaaaaatgtttaaattttttattattataaatatatttttaaaattaaactaaccCTTATGTATGAGAAATAATCCTCCAACCTTGTATTTATTATTCGTCATGTTTGTCAAGTCCAAAGCCCATGACATGACTAAAAACTCTTCAAGCCTGCTTTTGCAGGCAAGCCCGTGTGCTTTTGAAGgtgttatcattttattttttaattattataattgttattatttttattggccCAACATACAGGTGGTACCCCTGATTTTGGCATGATCGTGGGTCGTGTTCATATGGATCATACCCCTAAAAAAAAGGATTTAGGTCAAGTGACTGACAAACCCAACCCTTAACATGTCTAAGGATGTAAGTTTTTCACCACCTACCATCATTTGTCTAAAGAATGGTCAAATAGCTATGTCCCAACCAAACTTTACTAAAATTATTTCCACccttttgagtttaaaatttttatttttcactaaattattaaatttattaataaaatctttgagataacaacaataaaaaatattaaactatcatcttttttcaaataaaatgatcgaacttttcttttttatcaagAAGATTGAATTTTCTGATTTTTCCTTAAAAAGGAGCAAATTTAtactattttctattaaaagtgttaaacaattaactgaattcaaataacattaaataagaataatgtgatagtttttctattaaaaatattaaaacaaataatttgtaTGCTACGAAGACGTTTACAACTCACAAAAACcttaaattatactttttttcaaaatttattttcacaaaagTCACATAACATACACATAATAAACAAAACTTATCCGAAATAAGCTGAACacaactaaatttaatttttttatattaatttttttaagtttaaagcttgaagtttatttattatttgggtTGAAATTTATGAACAATCattgaaaagaataatttatttatatttcaataaaacatcattttgattaaaaatgcaaatgaataaaatacacttaaaaaataaaaagcaatgttatgtatGTGTATTATGAGAATCAATTTAgtaactaataataatatattatcatataattgagtattatttttatttttattttaaatttattcaatcacacagtatcacattatcattgataatcAAATTGATATTCATCATAAGTgctcatagttttattataaaataaaaagaaacaaagtttaaaatcaataaacattattttgattaaaagcATTATTACgtgtatatattattacatatataatttaataaaacattaatatgTTACCCTATAGTTAAAaattgtatgattttaatttaaaattatttaattagatattaccttatttatgattttgtactTAAAAGTGAATTAGTTGGGTTTTTGATTTGACAAtccataaatttaatatttatcataagATGAGTTAAGAAatgttttgtcattttatttttttaattaatgaaattatatatatttaaaaatatctacatataatattaaaattagatttgaatcaaatttatttaagcttAGATTTGACCAAGCATGAAACTAATTCGACTCCAAGCCTATAtagtattgtttttttttaatttactaaaatatcaaaaatcaaaataaattatattcacatatttttaaataaagataaaataatatataataacatgatgatatatcacgTTGTATAACAACACAAATATTAGATTTGTTGTATAAAGTTACACTAACGGAGCCCTCCAAAGTATTTTTTAACCAATcccttatttttataacataacAATGGACTCCCTGGAATTCAAACCTTTATTACTGGTCACACACATGAAGCAGAAAACAGAGAGAACGACTGCTTTTATTATCGAGAAGGCTTCAGAATTAGTGTGCTCATTTGTGGAACTCCAAAACCCAGCTGTTGTATGCAGAGCATATAACTTCACACCTGGAAAATCCGGATTCCAAAGCTAATGCCTCAAACTCTTTAAGTGTCCGCTCTCTTCCTCCTGGGTGCACAATCATCATCAAGAGATCTAGTTCGCAGGCAATGTTTGATGAAACATTATTTTCAGGAATCTCAGGAACATTCACTTCTACAACGAGTACTTTTCCAGAGTTTGGAAGAGCTTCACAACATTTCTTGAGAATTTTCGAGCAGTCTTCATCACCCCAATCATGTAGAACTGTCTGCAAATAACTTTCATCTATGTGTATCAGCAAAACAACCACACactagcatatatatatatacacacacacacatatgaaGATTAAGCTATTTAACGCAGCACGTACCTTTAAGAAAATGGCGTCACCTTTTGGAATATTTGTGAACATATCTCCTCCAACATGCTCAACACCTACACAGCGCCAACATCTTATTATCATCTGATAAACAAATAGAGAAAGGGTTGTTGAAACTTTTTTATGTGGGCATATGTtgattatagttttatttgataaaaatataatcggGTAAATATATGATccaatattagtttttataggTATCATGTAATCATATTGTAAAGATCAatttcactttatatatatagtccGCCAAAAGTTAATTGACTTTTAAAGAGAAAgtctaataaatttattataattaaagggTTTTTGGTCATTCTAAAACATAGAAATGATATATGTATCCCATCCAAAAATTATTCCATTTTATTTTGAGTGTTGCTGGGAAGGAAGATCGATTCATAGATTAATAGTCGATCGATAAAGTTGTTATATAAAGtcaatttctcttttaaatgGCTCGATTAGGTTTATCTAAAACTCTATCAatccaattataatattttataatcttaaatAAGAGATTATTGGAATTGATTAGAAATTACAGTGTTCAAAATTGCTTTAggcaatttatttttttctacaaGGGTAGCCATAAATGAGCAGAATTAGGAATACATACCTGATATTGGAGGTGCATGAGCTACAACATTAGGTAAATCAAAGTTTATGCCTTTAATGTAAGGATACTTAGAAGTGATGGTGCCAAGATTAGCACCAATTCCACCACCCACGTCTACTAATACTTTGACGCCTTCAAATCCTTTGTAAACATCAACCATCTTCTTCATGATTAAGGTAGTGTTGTTTGACATTGCTTTGTTAAATAACTGGTGATGGATTGGGTCCTTTTCCATGTATTCAAAAGCAGATCTCATTCCATGTGCTCTATTGAAAGGGCTTCCACCTTCAAGCACGGTATCGGTTAGATGATACCTGAAAAACATATTcaattatccaaattttaactcGACGctcaaacaaaacaattattaaattttagatttcaaaaatGAGACGTACCAGCCTTCCATGGTGACCTTGTCGTGCAACAACTGCAACAAACTAGCAACCGAGCCTCCATCTTCATTGTTCACAAAGAACTTGCAAATGGGTGCAACACCGTACAATCTTTTAACTTGTCCATTCTCTTCTCTTCTAACCGAGCATTTGAGTATATCATAGCTAGCCAAGAGTCGTAGCATGCGGTCGAGCAAAATGGGAGCGTCAGGGTTCTTGGTGGGGAGCATACTCGCGATGTCGGAAGGTGAAAGGAAAACGCCATCACCAGAGGCAAAGATGATATCTATGAGGTTCAGCTCGATGGCTGATTTCATCACCATGGGAAGGACCGCGCCGTTTGCTAACCTGATGGCTAGCTTGCCCACTTCTTGTTCCTGCGACATGGCCATTCAAGTTTGAAGATATGTAATTGGAAATCTCTTCACTTGATATCATAAGATATCTATctacattcatatatatactaCTTGCGTATGGgaatatatgcattaaatttATACAACTTGATAGACTAATTTACATGCATTCAAAGAGTCAAGactattgaataaattatttagtcTGGTCGTAAATGTTGGCACAAATTAATGGGCATTGTGTTATATGGATCTTATTATTCAAAGGATAACGATTCTAGAATGTGAAGACCATCAAGTAAACTGTTGAGTTTAGTCGTAGCTCGGTAAATTTTTTAagcataacaaaattaattattcaaaaggCAGAAATTTGGAAAGCTCTAGTGGAACCAAGATTTTTGTAAAAGAGAGGTCTTTGCATAAGCGGGATTAAAGCCgaattgattcaaacttgattttaaGTTCGATTTAAATGAGTTGAACTGGAATTGGAGTTCTAACTCTTGAGTGGCTCATTTTCCccttataaaaaatattgttcattttgcaacaatattattcaatttatactgatattattcattcttatgataatactatttatcccACTGACAACACTGCTCACTTTATCAAgttctttaataatattgtatacTAACTCTAACGAACTCAATCTCAAGCTTAAGCTATGGCTTTGGGATTTAAACTATGTATTATACCATTTGAAACATCCACCAAACTTTATTTGGAAGATAGTGATAACTTTGAATATCCTTCATTGAGGCCTAATTCGAATTGGCTCTTGTACAAACTTAACTTTGAACATCACTATCTGGAGGATAGTGATGTTGTAtactaactcaaattcaaacttatcttataaatttaaatcaagttcaaattatCCCTTGTATAAACTCAATTTTACTCAAATACACTCTCATATCCTCAACCGATTTGGTTATTGTTTATCAATCAACACATatgttgttttgaaattttggcaAAAATCAATGCTCAGTTCGTcacatgattttattattcCAAGGACAAGATTTTAGAAAGTGAAGACCACGTGGAGGGAATTATTGAGTTTCGCTCATAAATGTTTGACCAAATCAATATACTTGACCGGCgtcacaaaatttaattatttaaaagacaGAAATTTGGAAACTGTGAGTAATTGGATTTCGAGAACACCACGTCACATTATTTAATTGTTCCAAGTATATTTAGAAAGTTATATTTAACAATTTGAGATAGACGTTTGCACAAGTCAAAACACAATCCACGACATTTACAACTTCTCAATTCTCAATTCAAACTTCTGACAGTCTAATTTCCCAACTCCATACTTCACTCATCTCACATTATTAAGAATCCCATTTTAATTCTGAATGGCTTTCATCCATTGAACGATGTTCCAAGTCAGCATTCTAACCTGTTGAATCAATTGTAGTCATTTGTGGAACTCCAAAACCCAGCTGCTGTATAAGGAGCACATGACTTCACAGCTGGAAAATCCGGATTTCATGATCAAGATAGTGCAGTTTTACATAGCCTAATTGAACACCGGGTTGAACCTTTGATCCGCTTCTGGGTATTCATATGTCTGTTGAACAGAATTCTCTAGAGTTAGGCAATCAACAAATGTACTAAAGCCTGGTTTAGACACAGGATTAGTGCTGGATTATGGCCATTGATTGTAAATTAAAGGTTTTATGCTTTTATTTCATCCAATTAAGCAGAATTTCTACACTGAACTCAACGTTGCTTCACTGCAAATTCTATTACTCAATTATTTTAGACAATCAAAAGTAGCTTCTTGATCACTGACACAAGCAATTAACACATGGTACTAGAAACTGGGACTTCTGTTCAGTATTCCGAAGATTTAAGTATTAGCTTTTGCAGAACTCCATAACCCAGCTGTTGTATGCATTGCATATGACTTCACAGCCAGAAAATCCAGATCTCACAGTTAATGCCTCGAACTCCCTTTGAGTCCTCTCTTTTCCTCCTGGGTTCTGCGCCAGCATAAAAAGATCTTGCTCAAACACAATATGTGATGAAACATTATTCACAGGAAGAATTGATTCCGCGATGATCACTTAGCCAGAGTTTGGAAGAGCTTCATAACAATTCTCGAGAAGTTTCAAGCAATGTTCATCACTCCAGTCGTGTAGTATCCACTGCAAATTTCAATCCGTTATACAAAGAAACAACTAGAAAGAAATTTCCATCTCACCAGATTAACATCAAGGACAAAAGGTTACCTTCATGAAAATGGCATCCCCTTTCGGAACGCTCACAAACATATCCCAACCCACATGTTCTACACCTGCACCACACCACCAGAAACCTTTCAGTTAGTCATAATATTTACTCTCAGCCCCTTTCCGTATGATTTTTGGTGCATCATTTACAGAACACAAACATCAAGAGAATTCTTGTATTATCATTGACCACTGGATTTTAATCAGAATGACTGATTTAATGAtaatatctaaattgtataccaTCTCCCATTTGATGCATTATGAAAGATCCTGTTTATTAAAAGATGTAGACTGTAACTAAAACTGGTACCTGAATACGAGGGTGCATCAGCTAAAACATGAggtaaatcataattaatgccTTTAATGTGAGGATACTTAGAAGTGATGATATTAAGAGTGACACCAATTCCACCTCCAACATCAACCAGCACTTTCAACCCTTCAAATCCTCTATAAATATCAAGAATTTACTTGATGATCAAGGTAGTGTGGTTTGACATTGCCTGATTAAACACCCAGTTGACCCTTTGATCTGTAGCCGGGTATTCAAATGCATTCATCCCATATGCCCTGTCGAACGGGATTCCCCCTTCTAGTATAACATCATTCAAGTGAAACCTGATAACCaaattaaatcaacaaaatgtCCTGAATTCGCCACTACGTAGAAAATAAAAAgctttaatctaatttatttacattaatcaTTGAAACTGCTAATTATCAGCACATTTACATAAGGGAACAAGTAGAGGAGTCAAAATGACAGAGTTTCTGTGaatttaataatctaataatgtatatgcataaATGCTAAGGCTTAATCGAAATTCGCTTCTGTAACAATTTTgatgcaaaaaaataattaatttaaaataattgaagaaaaGGATGTACCAGCTCTCCATGAAACCCTTGTCGTGGTATAACAAGAACAAAGGAGCAACGGAGCCTCCATCTGGATTCTTAACAAGACACTTGCAAATGGGTGCGGCACCATACACTCTCTCAACTTCGCCATTCTCTCCGGTTCTGACGGAGCACTTGAGTACATCGTAGCTGGCCAAGAGCCGTAGCATGCGATCGAGCAAGATGGGTGCGTCGGGGTTGTTGGTAGCAATCCTGGTGGCTATCTCCGAAGTCGAGAGGAAGACACCGTCGGTAGAGGCGGCGATGATGTCAACTAGGTTGAGCTCGAGGGCTGATTTGAGGACCATGGGAAGAACCACGGCATTTGCTAACCTGATGACTAGCTTGCCCACTTCTTCTTCCTCTCGAGCTTGCGACATTTTGTTTAGTGATTAAAGCGGAAGGATATGTAACAGTGAAGATGAGAATCAGTGGCGATGGAGTGACGATTTTCTCCTGCTTCGTTCAAGTAACGGCAGATCTACAGGCTCCAGGCCTTCAAACATAACATGACTTACGTCCTTAGTtgactcaaaattttttatattaatataataagttaaatgatttttatatccttttattaaattattaataaaataaaaatactcttTTACCAATTTCACAGGCAATAAGGatgatataatatcatataaataaaaatatatatattataaggtatatcaaattaatgttatatagtagatatatcaTTTCAATATGATACGTGTCttatatatgatacatattatcgatacagattgatatattttttaaagaaaattgtgaTATGATAGAggtgtatattaaaaattttaaaattttaaatatatttgtgatgttttctaaaatgatgacgtgttaattatatatttttattattttattttttaaaatttgcatcATACAATAAGATacttaatatattatacaaaaaattaagttttcgatacacgatatgatatataattcaattaccATATGCAACTTTTCTTCCACGTCTTCACGTGTCTTCACTTCACcttcattttgtattttcttcgAAACTAAATCTCTCTTCATTTGATCTTCCTAAGCTTGAGTTCACTTGATCTTTTTAAGCTCAAGTTTCATGTTGATTGACcgaataaatttgtaaataaatttttaaaattttaaaatattatacttacactcttataattttttttagtttttaatatagaaaataattaataaatatataagttaacaaagtttagatataattttttttataaaatatggaaaaaatacaatttttgagctaaacttgaaccaaatttttgtCTTGAGATTCTACTTACCCAACGAAATTGAGTTTATTATGTGACTCAACTCGATTGCATCCCTAATTGAAACCAATTCTCTTACAAAGTAAACCATCTTCACTCAAtatcatcaacaacaacaaacaTACCATTATCGTTGCATTAAAATATTCTCTTCTCAAactaaatacttttttttttccttcttgtaTCATTCCTTCAATTTGTGGAAGATAGGGAAACTGGACAATTTCTAGGGTCCTTTTCCCTTATCATATCTCTGTCTCCTTGCAAGGAACTAACAATCAATTAACTagaaaatttatctcaaatcctataaaattaacaaatattattgGCGACCATATATATCAACAGTCAACCTGACTGTGATGAGTACACGAAACATTTCAtcaatttctcaaatttaaaatcattttttcttcgCTTTGTTTTTGTGTATGTATAGAATTGTGAATAAAATGATGCTtttgaaggagaagaagaaagaaaagagatggAGATGAGAGGagcaaaaaaattgtttgtgtAAACAAATGCGAGAGGAACCGCAACTAATATCGGAATCAATCAGGTACATTTCAGGTAATTCCAGGTAGGAAGTTATCTACAGAGATTCTAGTTTCAGTTCTCAAATCTTAGGAATtgcttgattttgattttgatttcgaTTCGTAGAGTACCCGAACCTGATCATATCtacttaattaataatatcacTTTAAGAGGAAACACTTATACAAAGATGTTAATACATTCTTATAAGAAGGAATCTGAGATATAACATTCTTATCGTCCATCACTAGAGAAAAAGTGTGGATGATGTTGTAATTGCAACAATATTTCTCTAGTATTGTTAGATGAATCTAAGCAGTTTCATCTTATGAATTACAACAATTTTTAACAAGGAAGACAATATTGTAACCTATACTATTAGAGTATTGGATAATCCACGAACCTTGAACAAAGTCTTTTATCTAAAACCTCTTGGAAACATTTTCTCATTCAATGATGTTGCGTCTCTAGGGTAGTGAAATGTTGTAAAAACCCTAGATAGGGCTACGTACCAAGGagctatttttaaaaaacattcaAGGTTATTTAAAAATGTCATACTTCATATTCCTTTTTACAATAATGCTAAGTTTAACATCTTTGAAGAAGTTTTTCCTCTTCAAGTGATATTATCAATTAACTAGATTTgttcaaatgataaaaaagtaggtatcaaaatcaaaaccagaATTGACAATTTCTTAATATTGAAGAACCAAAACCAATTTCTGTGTAATTCTTAATTGTTGCTATGCATGCCCCTTCCAAGTCATGGAATATGcaagaatattattttgataaagacaACGATGAAATTATCGAGACAATCTTAGAATAATCTATTTATAAGATCCATGAAGACTACTAGAGCATTCGTCAACCCAAAAGACATTGTCACAAACTCATATTCTATatcatgtgaaaaatatagTCTTTGAACATCCCTCTTGGGAACGTGGACCTAATCATATCCCGATCTCAAATTTATCTtggaaaacattaaaacttCCTTAAATTGATTAAGTAAATCATCTATTCTAGATAGTAGGTATTTATTCTTTATAGTCACTTTATTCAACTCTTTATAatctatgtatatatgtattgacctatcattctttttcaaaaataggATTGATGTATCCCGAGATGAGTGGATAGATCTAATAAAACCACTATCTAATAACTCTTACAgttatttctttaattcttgaagtTCGATTGGGACCATTATATACAGTGTTTTGGAGATCGACATTGTATCTAGGGCTAACTCATTATTGAACTCCATTTTTCTCTATTGTACTAACCCTGACAGGCTATCAAGGAAAACATCTTGAAATTCACACACCATCAAAGTCTCCCCAAACCCAGGACTATCTcatttaatctatttat
This is a stretch of genomic DNA from Mangifera indica cultivar Alphonso chromosome 11, CATAS_Mindica_2.1, whole genome shotgun sequence. It encodes these proteins:
- the LOC123228972 gene encoding caffeic acid 3-O-methyltransferase-like, with amino-acid sequence MAMSQEQEVGKLAIRLANGAVLPMVMKSAIELNLIDIIFASGDGVFLSPSDIASMLPTKNPDAPILLDRMLRLLASYDILKCSVRREENGQVKRLYGVAPICKFFVNNEDGGSVASLLQLLHDKVTMEGWYHLTDTVLEGGSPFNRAHGMRSAFEYMEKDPIHHQLFNKAMSNNTTLIMKKMVDVYKGFEGVKVLVDVGGGIGANLGTITSKYPYIKGINFDLPNVVAHAPPISGVEHVGGDMFTNIPKGDAIFLKTVLHDWGDEDCSKILKKCCEALPNSGKVLVVEVNVPEIPENNVSSNIACELDLLMMIVHPGGRERTLKEFEALALESGFSRCEVICSAYNSWVLEFHK